CCTTCTTCGGCGCGGAGCGGACGCGGCCGCCTCGGCGAGACAGCCCTACCCCGGAGGGTAGTGGCCAGGGGCCAGTGGTCAGTGGCCAGTGGTCAGTGGTAGGGTGAAGAAGTTGGATACAGTGTAAGATATTCCTCGCCTTCAAGGCTGAGCCAAGCCACTACCAGGCGGACTTTAGTCTACTCTACAGGTGTCTTATAGCGTCTGGGCGGCTGAACTTAACCCAACAGGCCCATCCGTATAAACCCCTTGTTCGACAATAGATTGACAAGCGTTATCCACCATGGGGAAGCCTGTGTGGCGACTTTTTTGCACAAGACACGGAGTCTTCTGGCTGCCTCGCACGGCCGGCCTCACGTGGCAGGGCCCGCTCGGCAGCAATCTTAGCGACTAATGATCCCTCGAATGAGCAACCTCCGGCACGTCCCGCGCCCTGTAACCCCGGCGCGACCGGTGACACCGGACCGATTAACCCACGTGCGCGCGTCAGTGCGCCCTCCCCCGTCGACGCTCGTCGTGCGAGCCGCGGCAGTCCATTCCACCGGCCGGCGAGCGGAGCACGCCGGTGTCCGAAGCGACCTTAGTAGGTGCGAGAGCCAGAAGTCATGAGGCACACGGATCAGTCGGAACTGATTGGCATCAGCCCTTCGATGATCGAGCTCAACCGGGAGCTCCAGCACATCGCGAGGTCTGACGCCAAGGTGCTCGTTACCGGCGAGAGCGGCGTCGGTAAGGAGCTCGTCGCACGCGCCATCCACGTGCACAGCGCGCGGGCCGCCCGGCCGTTCATCGCCATGAACTGCGCGGGATTGCCGGAGACGTTGCTCGAGTCGGAGCTGTTCGGCCACGTGAAGGGCAGCTTCACCGGCGCGTACCGCGATAAGCCGGGCAAGCTGGAATCGGCACACGAGGGCTCGATCTTCCTCGACGAGGTCGGCGAGATGACCCTCCGCATGCAGGGACTGCTCCTGCGCTTCCTCGAAACAGGCGAGATCCAGAAGGTGGGTGCCGACCGTGGCGCCCGCGTGGTGAACGTGCGCATCATCGCGGCGACCAACCGCAACCTGCAGGATCTCATCGCGCAGGGACACTTTCGCGAAGATCTCTTCTATCGGCTCAACGTGATCCACTTCTGGGTGCCGCCGCTGCGTGAGCGAAAGGACGACATCGCGCCGCTCTTGGAGCTGTTTCTCTCGCGCTTCTCCGCGCGGAATGGCCACGCGGTTCGCGGCTTCGAGAGCGATGCGCTCACGGCGCTGGTCGACTACTCCTGGCCGGGCAACGTCCGCGAGCTCGAGAACGTCATCGAGCGCATCGTCGTGACCGGGCGGTGCGAGACGGTCAGGTTGGAAGATCTTCCGATCGAGATTCGCGCGCAGCGCGGCGTCTCTGTCCGGCCGAAGCGGGAACGCCGGCGCACTGTTGCCGACGATCTCTACAAGCGGCTGATCGAGGAGCGCGAGTCGTTCTGGACGGCGGTGTATCCCCTATACATGAATCGGGAGATTACGCGCGCCAACCTACGCGAGGTGGTGCGACGGGGCCTGGAGACGGCGCGCGGCAACTACAAGATCGTCTGCCGCCTCTTCAACATGGATCAGGGCGACTACAAGCGGTTCCTCAACTTTCTCCGGAAGCACGACTGTCAACTGCCCTTCAAGGATTATCGACAGTAAGTATGTATGAATCCTTTTTCGGTCTCCGGGAGCGGCCGTTCGACCTCGCGGTGAACCCCCGCTTCATCCTTCTCACGCCGCGCCATCGCGAAGCGTTGAGCACGTTGCGCTATGGCATCTCGGCGCCCCGGGGCTTGACGCTGCTGCTCGGTGACGCCGGCACGGGCAAGACAACGCTCGTGCGCGCCGCGCTCGCCGAAGAGTCGCGTCCGGAGAACCGGACGGTGCTCCTGAGCAACCCGACGCTCACGCGTGCGGAATTCTACGAGTTCATCGCACGCGGGTTCGAGATGAGCGAGGGCGCGGCGCGATCGAAGGCACGGTTTCTCATCGAGTTTCAGCGAACCGTTCAAGAGCGGCACGCGGCCGGCGGGCTGACGACGATGATCATCGATGAGGCGCAGAGCCTGCCGGACGAGCTCCTGGAGGAGGTCCGGCTGCTGGCGAACATCGAGACGTCCACCGTCAAGCTCTTGAACCTGGTGCTGGTCGGCCAGCCCGAGCTGGCGGATCGCTTGAACCGGTCGTCGCTGAGACAGCTCAAACAACGAATCACGCTGCGCTGGCAGCTCACGCCGCTCGATTTACGCGAGACGGCGGTGTATGTGGCGAGCCGCATTCGCGTGGCGGGCGGGAACGCAGGCGAGATCTTCACGCGTGAGGCCGTCGCCAACATCTATGAGGCGTCGGGGGGGCTGCCGCGCATCATCAACGTGATTTGCGACAACGCGTTGCTGGGCGGGTTCGCCGCGCAGGTCAAGCCGATCGACCAAGAGATCGTGCGGGAGATCTGCCGCGACTTCGACATCAGGGCGCCGGAGCAGTTCGACGAGCCGGGCTCCTGGCAGGGCAATGCCTCCTCGGAGCGTGGCAACGGCCAGCCGCGTCGCGCGGTCAGCGACGGCGCGGGGGCCGGGGCCAGAGCTATCCAGCCCGACACCGCTCTGTCGAACGAACAGCCAGCCAATGTGGAGCCTCGCGTGCCCACGTTTGGCCAAGACGTGAAGAAGCGGAAGTTCTTCTTCTTTTAGAACGGGCCACGCCCGACTGTGGTGATGAAATGAGTATCCCTGATCGTCCTCGCGTCACGGCCCTCGTGAGCGCCGTTGCGGCGCTCCTACTCTGCTCTACTGTGGCAGCGGCGGGCCAGTCGCCGACGCCGCAAGCGGGTCAACCGACCCAGCCGCAGGAGAGCCCTGCCCCGACCGAGCCGGCGGCCGGCAACGGAGACGAGGCGCCGGCGGCCGACACGACCGTGGCGCCACCGCCGGATTACGTGATTGGGGCCGAAGATGTCCTCGGCGTGGTGTTCTGGCGCGAGAAGGAGATGTCCGGCGACGTGACGGTCCGCCCGGACGGGATGATCACGCTGCCACTCCTCCAGGACGTCCAGGCGGAGGGCCTGACGCCAGACCAACTGCGCGCACAGGTTCAAGAGGCGGCAGGCAAGTACATCCAAGACCCGTCTGTCACGGTTGTGGTCCGGAAGATCAACAGCCGGCGGGTGTTCATCAACGGCGAGGTCGGGCGACCCGGTGCGTACCCGTTGACGACGCCGCTCACGGTGCTGCAGTTGGTCGCGATTGCGGGCGGCCTCTCGGAGTTCGCCGACGCCGACGACATCAAGATCATGCGGCAGGACGGTGAGATCGTGGAGTTCAACTACAAGGATGTGGCGCGTGGCCGGAACATGGAGCAGAACATCCGCCTCAGGCCCGGTGACACGATCATCGTACCTTGAGCCCGGCGCTCACTTCTGTTGCCACACCGCACGTCCACGTAGCGCAGGGCTTCAGCCCTGCCTACCGCGGGCAGGCCTCAAGGCCTGCGCTACTTGAGATTCACGAAAGTACCATGCACTTCTTCTGTCGCTTTCTAATCGTTCTAATCGCATCGAGCGTGGTCGTGGCGATACCGGCGTCCGCCGCAGCTCAGATTCAGTTGCCCGAGCAGCGTGACGTCTACGGCATCTATGGCGGCTATCCTCGACCGCGGGGGGAGCGGCTGCGCCAGGAGCTCGACCTGACCGTTGGCCTGCTTGGCGGATACGACGACACGGTGCGGCCCCAGGGAACCGTGGCGCCGCCGGTGGACGTGCGCTTGCAGCAGAGTGGCTACAACGGAGCGGCCAATGCGGCGCTGCGCTATTGGCGCGGCCGCAGCGACAATTGGTTCTCGCTGCAGGGTCGAGGCTACGTGAACGGGTACAGTGCTCTCGACATCGGAGCGAGCACCGGCGGGGAATTCAGCGGGCAGGTACACAGGACACTCGGGCGCCGGGGAGCGCTTGACCTCTCGCAAAGCGTCAGCTCGGATCCCTTCTTTACTTTCAGCTCGTTCAGTCCGCTCGAGCCCATCGTCGGTCCAGGCGGCACGCCGGATAGTAACTCCCCCGAGCGCGGATTGTTCGAGCGGCGTTCTTGGATGACGAACTCCTCCGTTCGGTTGGGCACACGCCTGGGCCGGCGCGATTCCGCCAACGTCTCCTACAACTTTTCGCGGCGGCAGTTCGCCGGCGACGATCGCGGAGACAATCAGGCCCACCGAGCCGGTGCCAGCTATCATCGTAACTTCGGCCGCAGACACGGATTTCGCGCGAGCTATCAATTCTCGGACAGACAGTTCTTCGATTATGACGC
The genomic region above belongs to Luteitalea sp. and contains:
- a CDS encoding AAA family ATPase, translated to MRHTDQSELIGISPSMIELNRELQHIARSDAKVLVTGESGVGKELVARAIHVHSARAARPFIAMNCAGLPETLLESELFGHVKGSFTGAYRDKPGKLESAHEGSIFLDEVGEMTLRMQGLLLRFLETGEIQKVGADRGARVVNVRIIAATNRNLQDLIAQGHFREDLFYRLNVIHFWVPPLRERKDDIAPLLELFLSRFSARNGHAVRGFESDALTALVDYSWPGNVRELENVIERIVVTGRCETVRLEDLPIEIRAQRGVSVRPKRERRRTVADDLYKRLIEERESFWTAVYPLYMNREITRANLREVVRRGLETARGNYKIVCRLFNMDQGDYKRFLNFLRKHDCQLPFKDYRQ
- a CDS encoding AAA family ATPase, with amino-acid sequence MYESFFGLRERPFDLAVNPRFILLTPRHREALSTLRYGISAPRGLTLLLGDAGTGKTTLVRAALAEESRPENRTVLLSNPTLTRAEFYEFIARGFEMSEGAARSKARFLIEFQRTVQERHAAGGLTTMIIDEAQSLPDELLEEVRLLANIETSTVKLLNLVLVGQPELADRLNRSSLRQLKQRITLRWQLTPLDLRETAVYVASRIRVAGGNAGEIFTREAVANIYEASGGLPRIINVICDNALLGGFAAQVKPIDQEIVREICRDFDIRAPEQFDEPGSWQGNASSERGNGQPRRAVSDGAGAGARAIQPDTALSNEQPANVEPRVPTFGQDVKKRKFFFF
- a CDS encoding sugar transporter, giving the protein MSIPDRPRVTALVSAVAALLLCSTVAAAGQSPTPQAGQPTQPQESPAPTEPAAGNGDEAPAADTTVAPPPDYVIGAEDVLGVVFWREKEMSGDVTVRPDGMITLPLLQDVQAEGLTPDQLRAQVQEAAGKYIQDPSVTVVVRKINSRRVFINGEVGRPGAYPLTTPLTVLQLVAIAGGLSEFADADDIKIMRQDGEIVEFNYKDVARGRNMEQNIRLRPGDTIIVP